Proteins from a single region of Hordeum vulgare subsp. vulgare chromosome 6H, MorexV3_pseudomolecules_assembly, whole genome shotgun sequence:
- the LOC123402494 gene encoding putative disease resistance protein RGA4 codes for MVLDAFASYVLHMLTEMASEEVHMLLGFKREIDKMHIKLRDLKNFLADADRRNITDKRVQEWVSQLKRAMYEAADILDLCQLKAMEHGMSSANVGCCNPLLFCMRNPSHAHDIGTRIKALNKRLDIIMERSAAFSFIPLGSYEDRNSKVHGSHSGNKRRETSGEFDRSGVVGEKIEQDTRKLVEIMLSEKEVNTNIMVVAVVGVGGIGKTTLAQKVFNDEALNAEFEKSIWLSINKDFDKVDLLRTIITQAGGQHGREKALAVLQPILATSLKGKKLFLVLDDVWDHEAWDDVLKTSLSNVVAQGSRVLVTTRDERVARRMKAVLPYHHVDKLEEEDAWSLLKKQIISSETDECEIDMLKDIGVQIVGKCDGLPLALKVMGGILCQKDKKQLFSRNEIIGMWISEGFLHGTLDDIEELGSKYYKELILRNLIEPNTVYVDQYVCNMHDVVRSFAQFVARDEALAVHSGETNIVSKLSAHEFLRLSLESKASESYGLEWSSLQAQKTLRALISTGYINIKPGDSLVNFPCLQTLHIDSAHVVELLESLHELKHLRYLSLRETDISSLPDSIGNMKFLQYISLFGCKQFVKLPGSIVKLGQLRYLNFNATSIKGIPRGFCALTNLRVLLGFPAQVDGDCCSLEELGPLSQLKILDLDGLENITTSSLAAKAKLADKVHLTTLVLNCGSILGDDGLIKEEDCVSEEEQQQMEKVFHELCPPPRLESLDMRGYFGRWPPRWMMSSSDVPLQSLRILFIVDLACCTQLPDGLCRLPYLEFIQINCAPAIKCVGPEFMQSNNHYNARPAQMVAAFPRLHKMELIRLVEWEEWDWEEQVQAFPVLQVLTLDRCKLKCLPPGLASQARALNKLIISYVQGLISIENFPSLVELDLDENLDLERITNLPRLQKLTIEDCPKLKVLEGVPALQRLMLTDKDMETLPIYMGGINPRHLELCCRLALLASIAAGQSGLEWDKFRHVGHVKAYAGEGGNSRKWYVLYTAKPYNLETNVSFSFMSRGTLSYFEDAQRFQFVFKMTRETFSYICSLVMEPSMQDMNSYTFVNGRVLSLQDRVAVALRRLHSSEPTGIVGSSVGVNESTALSVTERFVDAMWEQADHHSSWPDCNEKDEIKSKFEKIHKMNNCCGVICATQIPFGPNWEKNKTTQMQVIVDPEMRFRNIWLGSAGSINHINILYDSHLFNGCEKGGRLNGSKLKVALDGSEVGEYIIGDTGYPLLPWLLTPYQEEDLSDTKAEFNRRHSAARTCALKAMARLKDTWKCLQGEVWWPANLETLSKIIYACCRLHNIVIELEDDAAMLSTKRKNYSMEVREIAKEDAVRARDMLSQHFMASRSSKSGEQDDEAASSGPGDENNEQEVQTINYVL; via the exons ATGGTCCTGGATGCCTTTGCGTCATACGTGCTACACATGCTGACGGAGATGGCGAGTGAAGAGGTGCACATGTTGCTTGGATTCAAACGTGAGATCGACAAGATGCACATTAAGCTTAGGGATCTCAAGAACTTCCTCGCTGATGCTGACAGGAGAAACATCACTGACAAGAGGGTGCAAGAATGGGTGTCCCAGCTCAAGCGTGCCATGTATGAAGCTGCCGACATCCTCGACCTCTGCCAGCTCAAGGCCATGGAGCACGGTATGTCCAGTGCAAATGTGGGGTGCTGCAACCCCTTGCTTTTCTGCATGCGGAATCCCTCCCATGCCCACGACATCGGTACCCGCATCAAGGCGCTCAACAAGAGGCTCGACATCATCATGGAGCGAAGCGCTGCTTTCAGCTTCATCCCTCTTGGTTCCTATGAGGATCGCAACAGCAAGGTCCATGGCTCTCATTCTGGCAATAAAAGACGTGAGACATCAGGGGAGTTTGATCGGTCCGGTGTAGTCGGAGAGAAGATCGAACAAGACACGAGAAAGCTAGTCGAGATCATGCTGAGTGAAAAGGAGGTCAATACCAACATCATGGTAGTCGCCGTTGTTGGGGTTGGTGGAATCGGCAAGACCACTCTTGCCCAGAAGGTCTTCAACGATGAAGCCCTGAATGCCGAGTTCGAGAAGTCGATATGGTTGAGCATCAACAAGGACTTCGACAAGGTTGACTTGCTCAGGACAATCATCACGCAAGCTGGGGGACAACATGGTCGCGAAAAGGCATTGGCTGTGCTTCAGCCAATCCTTGCCACCAGCTTGAAAGGGAAGAAGCTATTCCTGGTGCTAGATGATGTTTGGGACCATGAAGCATGGGATGATGTGCTTAAAACATCCTTGTCTAATGTTGTGGCTCAAGGTAGCCGAGTCCTCGTCACTACTAGAGATGAAAGAGTAGCTCGAAGGATGAAAGCTGTGCTTCCCTACCACCATGTGGACAAATTAGAGGAGGAGGATGCCTGGTCATTGCTCAAGAAACAG ATAATCTCAAGTGAGACAGATGAATGTGAAATTGATATGCTCAAGGATATTGGAGTGCAGATTGTTGGAAAATGTGATGGTTTGCCTCTTGCTCTCAAAGTAATGGGTGGGATCTTGTGTCAGAAGGACAAAAAACAGC TGTTTTCTAGGAACGAAATCATTGGCATGTGGATTAGTGAAGGATTTCTTCACGGGACCTTAGATGACATAGAAGAATTAGGAAGCAAGTACTACAAGGAGCTGATACTGAGGAATCTTATAGAGCCAAATACAGTTTATGTTGATCAATATGTCTGCAACATGCATGATGTTGTACGCTCATTTGCTCAATTTGTGGCTAGAGATGAGGCACTAGCAGTTCATAGTGGAGAAACTAATATTGTTAGTAAACTTAGTGCACATGAGTTTCTTCGGTTATCTCTGGAAAGCAAAGCATCAGAATCATATGGGTTAGAGTGGAGTTCTTTGCAAGCACAAAAGACATTAAGGGCATTAATATCAACTGGCTATATAAATATCAAGCCTGGTGATTCGTTAGTTAATTTTCCATGTCTACAAACTTTGCATATAGATTCTGCACATGTTGTAGAATTGCTTGAATCTTTGCATGAACTCAAGCACCTGAGGTACTTGTCCTTACGAGAAACTGATATATCTAGTCTGCCTGATAGCATTGGAAATATGAAATTCTTGCAGTACATTAGCCTTTTTGGATGCAAACAATTTGTGAAACTTCCAGGTAGCATTGTGAAGTTAGGGCAGCTAAGGTACCTTAACTTCAATGCAACAAGTATAAAAGGCATACCCAGGGGTTTTTGTGCTCTGACGAACTTAAGGGTATTACTTGGGTTTCCAGCCCAGGTGGATGGTGATTGTTGTAGTTTGGAAGAGTTGGGTCCTCTTTCTCAGCTCAAGATTCTTGATTTGGACGGATTGGAGAATATAACTACTTCCTCATTGGCAGCAAAGGCAAAGCTTGCTGACAAGGTGCATCTTACTACTCTAGTCTTAAATTGTGGTAGTATATTAGGAGATGATGGACTGATTAAAGAGGAAGATTGTGTCTCTGAGGAAGAGCAACAACAAATGGAGAAGGTGTTTCATGAGCTCTGCCCTCCGCCCAGGTTAGAATCTCTTGATATGAGAGGATATTTTGGCCGATGGCCCCCAAGGTGGATGATGTCATCATCAGATGTGCCCCTCCAGAGCTTAAGGATTCTGTTCATTGTCGACCTAGCTTGCTGCACACAGCTTCCTGATGGCTTGTGTCGGCTCCCCTATCTGGAGTTCATTCAGATCAATTGTGCTCCAGCCATCAAGTGTGTTGGACCTGAATTCATGCAGTCCAACAATCACTACAACGCTCGTCCTGCCCAAATGGTGGCTGCATTTCCGAGATTGCATAAGATGGAATTAATAAGATTGGTGGAATGGGAGGAGTGGGACTGGGAGGAGCAAGTGCAAGCCTTTCCTGTCTTGCAGGTGCTTACGCTAGATAGATGCAAATTGAAGTGTCTTCCTCCTGGCCTTGCATCCCAGGCAAGGGCTTTGAATAAATTAATCATATCCTATGTCCAGGGCCTCATCTCTATAGAGAACTTTCCATCTCTGGTTGAGCTGGATCTGGATGAAAACCTTGACTTGGAGAGGATCACTAATCTTCCCAGGCTGCAGAAGCTTACCATCGAAGACTGCCCAAAGCTGAAGGTGTTGGAGGGTGTTCCTGCACTCCAGAGGCTCATGCTCACAGATAAAGACATGGAGACACTCCCAATATACATGGGAGGTATAAACCCAAGACATTTGGAGTTATGCTGCCGCCTAGCACTGCTTGCTTCCATAGCCGCGGGACAATCTGGCCTTGAGTGGGACAAGTTCAGGCATGTTGGGCATGTCAAGGCTTATGCAGGCGAAGGAGGTAATTCCAGGAAATGGTATGTCTTGTACACAGCTAAGCCCTACAACTTGGAGACAAATGTCAGCTTCTCTTTCATGTCCAGAG GAACCTTGTCTTATTTTGAGGATGCACAAAGATTTCAGTTTGTCTTCAAAATGACGAGAGAAACCTTTAGCTACATCTGCAGCTTGGTGATGGAGCCGTCAATGCAAGATATGAACAGCTACACCTTTGTTAACGGAAGGGTGCTGTCTTTACAAGACCGGGTAGCCGTTGCTCTTAGAAGGCTGCATTCCAGTGAGCCAACAGGGATCGTAGGATCCTCTGTTGGTGTGAACGAGTCAACCGCCTTGTCAGTAACTGAGAGGTTCGTTGATGCTATGTGGGAGCAGGCAGACCACCACTCAAGCTGGCCAGACTGCAATGAGAAGGATGAAATCAAATCCAAGTTTGAGAAGATCCACAAGATGAATAACTGTTGTGGTGTTATATGTGCAACTCAAATCCCATTTGGACCTAACTGGGAGAAGAATAAGACCACTCAGATGCAAGTGATCGTTGATCCAGAGATGAGGTTCAGAAACATCTGGTTGGGATCGGCAGGTAGCATAAACCACATAAACATATTGTACGACTCTCATCTCTTTAATGGGTGCGAGAAGGGCGGTAGGCTGAATGGCAGCAAGCTAAAGGTAGCATTGGATGGATCAGAAGTCGGGGAATATATAATTGGTGATACAGGATATCCTCTTCTTCCGTGGCTACTCACGCCTTACCAGGAAGAAGACCTCTCAGATACCAAAGCAGAGTTTAATAGGCGACACTCCGCGGCCAGAACCTGTGCTCTGAAGGCGATGGCAAGGCTCAAAGACACATGGAAGTGCCTGCAGGGAGAGGTGTGGTGGCCGGCCAATCTGGAAACTCTAAGTAAAATAATATATGCCTGCTGCAGATTGCATAACATAGTCATAGAACTGGAGGATGATGCAGCCATGCTGAGCACCAAGCGGAAGAATTACTCCATGGAAGTGCGTGAGATAGCAAAGGAGGACGCTGTCAGGGCGAGGGATATGCTGTCGCAGCACTTCATGGCCAGCAGGTCATCCAAATCGGGAG AGCAGGATGATGAAGCAGCTTCATCAGGCCCAGGGGATGAAAATAATGAACAAGAAGTGCAGACCATTAACTACGTGCTTTGA